Within the Bacillus sp. FSL K6-3431 genome, the region CATAGCTATCTTCTCTATATCAGCACCAGTTTGAACTGGTTGTTTATCTGTGTTGAACACGTCTTGAGTTTTTCTTTCAAGTATTGCTGCCATTACTAAACCCTCCTGCTTATGCTGAAGTCATTTTCCGATGGACAAAGCCACCGATCCACCGTGCTCCAAGATTAAAGATAAGAATCGCTATTACAAGTAATGCTGCTGCACCGTCAGAAACTGCTGCTGCATCAGGCATAATTCCTTCCCCATTGATTTTCCAAATATGAACCGCTAATGTTTCAGCTGGTCGCATAGGATTGAGAGGAGAAGTTGGCGATAACGGATTCCAGTTGGAGAAATCAAGATTAGGGGTGCTCATTCCTGCTGTATAAATGAGCGCTGCTGCTTCGCCAAATACCCTTCCTGACGCTAAAATAACGCCGGTAATAATTCCTGGTAATGCTGCTGGAAGCACAATTGTTGTAATTGTTTCCCATCTTGATACACCGAGTGCTAATCCTGCTTCTCTTTGCTGCTGAGGAATATTGCGGATCGATTCTTCCACTACTCTGACCATTAATGGTAAATTAAACACTGCTAGTGCAAGTGCACCTGAAAGAATCGAAAATCCCCAGCCCATATAAATAACGAAAAACAAAAAACCGAACAATCCAACGACGATTGATGGAAGCGATGAAAGTACTTCGATCATCGTCCGAAGAAAATCTGTCCACGCATTTTTTTTTGCGTACTCAGCCATATAAATGCCAGCCCCGAGTGAGATTGGAATGCTAATAATCATTGTAAGCACAAGCAAATAAAATGAATTGAAAAGCTGCGGCCCAACACCTCCACCAGTTTTAAATATTTGTGGTGGGGAGGAAATAAACTGCCAACTTAATTTCGGAACACCGTGATATAAAACATAGCCTAGCAAACTAGCTAATATGAGAACGATAATAATCGCAATCGCATAAAAAATTGCTGTGGCTACCCGATCTGCAAATTTAGCATTCATGATGTCTTTTTCCCCTTCCCAATCATTCTGACCGCAATGATAAATATAAATGACATAATGAGGAGAACGAGTGCAAGTGACCAAAGGGCATTATTTTCCGCTTGCCCCATCACCGTATATCCCATGCCCATTGTCAAAATACTTGTCAAAGTCGCGGCAGGTTCAAATAATGAAGATGGGATAACTGCTGAATTCCCAATAACCATTTGGACGGCTAATGCTTCTCCAAAAGCCCGAGCCATGCCGAATATAACAGCTGTTAGCAAACCAGGTCTAGCTGTTTTCAAAACAACGCGGTAAATCGTTTGCCAGCGCGTCGCTCCAAGTGCTAACGATGCTTCTCGCAACTGCCTAGATACACCTCTTATTGCATCTGTCGCTAAGCTAGTAATCGTCGGTAAAATCATCACTGATAATACTATTGTTCCAGCTGCAATCCCAAATCCACTACCTGTTAGATGATCTCTAATAAATGGAACTACTACTGTCAGTCCAATAAATCCGTAGACAACAGATGGAATTCCAACGAGTAATTCAATTACAGGTTGAAGGATTTTCTTTCCGAATCCTGGGGATATTTCTGTCATAAAGATAGCTGCTCCAATCGCAATTGGTGCACAAATGAGAGCAGATAAAAAAGTAACAACAAAGGAGCCAAATATGAATGGCAAAGCACCAATTATTGGTTTCCCAAGTTCATTCACTGTCCCTGGATTCCATTTCAAACCGGTGAAAAAGTCAATCACACTACCTTTATTAATGTAAAATGTAGATAAACCTTTTGATGTAACAAGAAATAAAATAGCAAAAGCAATGGTAATTGTTATTCCCACTGCTGTAAATGCAAGTATTTTTCCAGTCCGTTCTATTCTGACTTTTTTATTCGGCTTCAATAATTGAAGTGAAATATCTTCTGTCCATTTCTCCACAGATGTTACCCCTTCCCATTAAATGGCTTGAGGTGGCTGTTAAGCCACCCAAGCTGAGCATACTAATTTTATTTCACATTGCCTTCTGCATCGCGTTCCACTTTCATACCTGTAACAGGTAAATAGTCTAGTTGCGGAACTAATTCTTCTTGTACTTCAGCTGTTAACATATAATCAAGAAATGCCTTCGTTAAGCCGGTTGGCTCACCATTTGTGTACATATGTTGGTATGCCCAAATTTTCCAATCATTTGTTTCTACATTTGCTTGTGTTGGTTCATTTCCATCAATAGTCAAGGCAACAATGGAATCATCAAAATAGGAGAATGCTAGATAGCTTATGGCCCCAGGTGTTTCACTAACAATTTTTCTAACCGTACCTGATGAATCTTGTTCTTGTGCTTCCGTTGCCTCTGCACCATTCAAGCCAAATTGTTCAAAAGTCGCTCTAGTACCTGACCCTTGCGCACGGTTGATTACGATCACTTCTTGATCAGCTCCACCAACCTCTTTCCAATTTTTAACTTTACCTGTAAAAATATCAATCAACTGTTCTTGTGTTATATCTTTAACATCCACCTCTGGATGAACGACTGGTCCCATTCCAACAACTGCTACTTTATGGTCAACTAATTTTGCAGTATCAATACCACCCTTTTCCTCTGCAAAAATGTCCGAGTTACCAATATCGACTGCGCCTTCGCTAATTTTGCTTAAGCCCGTCCCACTACCGCCGCCTTGCACATTAATAACTGCTTCAGCATTTTCAGTGGAAAACTGTTGAGATGCTGCTTCCACTAATGGTTGTAATGCACTTGAGCCAACGGCAGTGATCGATCCAGATATGGCGGCAGCTTTATCTTTATCACCTGTTTTTTCTTCTGCTTTCGCCCCTGTATCTTCATTTTTACCGCAACCTGCTATAACAATCATACAAATAAGTACAAAGCTGTAAATAGCTAACATATTCTTTTTCATGAGTGAACCCCACCTCTTCAATTTTTATAATCTACTAACTGCTTGCATATATAATGTAACCCCCTATGTTTAAGTTCATATGAATCTATTGTTAAGATATTGTAAAGATTAAAAGAAAAGCAGGAAGCGCCTCGCAATGGAAGAACGACTAAGTTCGCCTCGTCCTGTGGCAACACCGTCCTGACCCGCATCGTGCGGTACGGGCCGTATTGTGAGATTTTACTGGACTCCTGCGGGGTTTGTTGGCCACTCACCAGATTTGTTGGCCACTCGGGGGATTTACTGGCCACTCACGGAATTTACTGGCCACTCACCAGATTTGTTGGCCACTCACCAGATTTGCTGGCCACTCGCGGGATTTGCTGGCCACTCACCAGATTTACTGGCCACTCACCAGATTTACTGGCCACTCACCAGATTTGTTGGCCACTCACCAGATTTGCTGGCCACTCGCGGGATTTGCTAGCCACTCATGAGATTTGCTGGATTCTATAAAAAATCCCTGCATCCGTAATGAATGCAGGGATTAGATATGATCAAACCATTAATGGAGCTTCAGCTAAGATCACTACTTGAACTTAACTATTAATTGATTGTTTTTTTGGTAGGGTGACGGTAAATGTCGTGCCTACTCCCTCTACACTTCTCACATCAATTGTACCATGATGTGCATCGACCAAATGCTTTACAATCGCCAGTCCAAGACCTGTTCCACCTGAATCACGCGATCTTGCTTTGTCTACTCTGTAAAACCTTTCGAAAATTCTTGGTAGTTCTGATGTACGAATCCCGATTCCTGAATCTTCAATTTGTAACATTACATATCTATCACTTTCAGTCATACTAATCGTAATTTTCCCCTTATTTGGCGTATAGGCTATCGCATTGGAAGTTAAGTTCAAAATAATTTGTAAAATGCGATCTTTTTCACCTTCGATCCATATTTCTTTTTTCTCAGGAAGCTTCATTTCCAAATTCTTTTTCATCGCTTCCTCTTTGACAGTATCGAATGTTCCATACACGGCTTCCGTCAAATTGACATTTTCAATTTTGAGCGGAATTTGGTGTTGCTCAATACTAGATAGGTCGAGAATATCATTAATTAACCGATGGAGTCGCTCACTTTCATCATATATAATCGTGAGAAAGCTGCGTAAAACCTCTTCATCTTCCAATGCTCCATCTAGTAATGTCTCCGCAAAACCTTTTACAGACGTAATTGGTGTCTTTAATTCATGTGAGACATTGGCCACAAATTCACTTCTCATTTTTTCAAGTCTGCGAATATCTGATACATCATGGAGCACCGCAACAATACCTTTCATATCTCCTTCATCGTCTACATATGGAGCGAGATGTGCATCCAATATCCTCTCTTTCGGATAAAATAGTCGAACTTCCTCCCGCATTTCTTTTCCAGTTTGTAAACACTTTTCTATTAACGTACTAAGATCTACACTTCTGCCTACTTCCATATGTAACTTACCAGTAAACTTATCTAATTTCTCACCAAGTAGGTGCCCTAAGGCTCTATTCGCTAATAATATACGCCCTTCCGTATTAACGAGCAACACACCGCTCATCATATTCGCTAAAACACCAGTAAGTTGTTGTTCATTTTCCTCGATCATTTCCATTTGTTTTTTTAGGCTGGAAGCTAGGACATTGATCGCCTGAGCTAACTGCCCAAGTTCACCTTTTGGATTAATTATTACACGCGCATCATAATCGCTATCCTTTAATTTATCCGATACTAAAATCATTTCTTCTACAGGTCGCGAAATTCCCTTCGCTATCCTAATACCAATCAAAGTAATTAATAAAATGGCAGCAACTAATACAATTATAATACTTGTCCATAATTTATTTATCGCAGCATCAATATTTTTTAATGTGAGCGCTGTTCTCATTACTCCGCTCACTTCTCCATCTTCATAAATCGGAATAGTCGCATACATCATCCGATATCCAAGCGTGTTACTATACCTAATCGATAATCCAGATGTCTTATTTTCTTCAAAAATTTGTTTTACTTCTGGACGGCTCGCATGGTTACTCATCTTTTCCGGATCGTCTTCAGAATCTGCCAACACATTACCATCGCGATCAATCATCGTAATCCGTGCATTGATTGGTTTTGATAAATCTGTTATTCTATTTTGCAAATTAAGATTACTATCATCCATTTCTATCGACTTTAATATAACTGCTGCCGTTTGATTTAGATAGTTTTCTTTCAAATCAAGATATGTATTTTTCATAATTTCCGCAAGAAAAAAACCCGCTATAAGCAATACAGATGAAAACAGTACTAAAAACGAGAGAGTAATTCGGAGCCATAGTCTTTGCATAATTATGGTGTCTCCAGTTTATAACCAAATCCACGAACTGTTTTAATATAAAGCGGTTTTCGCTTATCCATTTCTATTTTTTCACGTAAATGACTGATGTGTACGTCAACAATTCGCGAATCACCAGCATAGTCATAATTCCAAACAGCGGTTAGCAGTTGATCTCGATTTAACACTTTTCTGCGGTGATGCGCAAGGTATAGTAATAATTCAAATTCTTTCGGAGTCAAATCGAGAATATTGCCACCCATCGTCGCTTCATATCTCTCAGGATAGATGACGAGCTCTCCTATTTGGATAGAAGACTTTTCTTCCGTTTCATTATTTGCTCCCTTTTCACTCATATTTACTCGTCTTAAAATCGCCTTAACCCTAGCAACTACTTCACGGGGGCTAAAAGGTTTGGTCAAATAATCATCTGCACCAAGTTCTAATCCAAGTACTTTATCAAATTCATCATCCCGGGCCGTTAACATCAAAATAGGTGTTTCCACTTTTTCCTGTCTGAGCTGTTTGCAAACATCCATTCCATCCATAAATGGCAGCATCAAATCTAGCACGATTAAATCAGGCTTTTCTTCCATCGCCAATGAAAATCCTGCTTTTCCATCCACCGCGGTAATCACCGAAAATCCAGCCTTTTCCAAATTAAATTTAAGCAATGTAACAATCGATGGTTCATCATCCACTACAAGTATTTTCTCCACAAATTTACCTCCCTCAAACAAAGGTCAGATTTTTAGACCTGACCTTATATCTATTTTCTTTTTTCGATTAATACCGTCAAGCTAATTAATGTTACGAGCACGGTCGCTCCCATATCTGAAAGGATTGCAATCCACAATGTAAGCAAGCCAGGTATCGTCAGCAGCAAAGCAATGATTTTTAATCCTAAAGCGATTGAGATATTCCACTTGATAACAGCATTTACACGTTTTGAAATGTTAATTGCCTCAGGTAATTTCCCTAGATGATCCTGCATTAAAACAATATCAGCCGTCTCTATCGCGCTATCTGTTCCTTTCCCCATTGCAATGCCAAGGTCAGCCGTGGCGAGTGCCGGCGCATCGTTGATCCCATCACCAACCATCGCAGTTTTACCATTCAGTGTCAATTCCTTCACTTTATTTACTTTCATATCAGGTAATAGATTTGCGTAATAATTTGTTAAGCCAGTTGCATTCGCTACTTTCTTCGCTGTCATTTCATGGTCACCTGTCAACATGACGACATTGTGCACACCTGCTTTATACAACTCATCAACTATCTTTTTGCTTTCAGGACGTATTTCATCCGCGATTCCAAATAGCCCAAGCACTTGATCCCGATCCGAAACAGCAACAATCGTTAATCCATCTTCTTTATATACTGCAATTTGCGACTGGATATCTGCAGTAAATGCTGTGGGAGGGATACTTGCTTCATTTCCAAGCCAATATTCTTTTCCACCTATCACGGCTTTAATTCCTTGACCAGCTATTGTGTTAACTTCAGTCGGTTCTTCTAGCACTACTGAATATTCACTTACCTTTTTCAAAATCGCTTTCGCTAAGGGATGGGAGGATGACTTCTCTATAGATCCAGCTATATGTAGAAATAATGAATCATCATATACATCCATTTTTTCGACATGTGGTTCTCCCTTAGTCAGTGTTCCAGTTTTATCAAACGCCACCGTTTTGATTCGTCCTAACTGCTCTAAAAAAACGCCGCCCTTGATTAAAATACCATTTCGAGCATTACGAGCAATCCCGGAAACAATCGCAATCGGTGATGAAATAATAAGTGCACATGGACAACCAACGATCAATACAGCAAGACCTTGGTAAAACCATGATCCCCAAGTGCCACCAAATAAAGGTGGTACAACCATTACCAACGCAGCAATAACCATAATAATTGGCGTATAGTATTTCGCAAACTTATTAATAAATTGTTCAGTAGGTGTTTTCGTTTCTTGCGCTTCTTCTACTAGATGTAAAATTTTTGCAAGAGAAGAATCCTCGTAAGCTTTAAGAATTGCTACTTTTAAAACACCTTCATTATTAATACTTCCCCCAAATACTTTTTCTCCTGGTACTTTATCCACCGGCATGGATTCGCCCGTAATTGCAGCTTCATTTACAGAGCTTTTACCAGCTTCAATCGTCCCATCTGATGGAATTTTTTCGCCTGATTTAACAAGTACAATATCGCCAACACGTAAATCAGCAATTGGAATAACTTTTTCTTCATTCCCTTGTATAATGATCGCTTCTTTTGGCGCCACCTTTAATAAGGTTTCCATAGATTTTCTTGCTTTTTCCATCCCCATGCCTTCAAGATACTCATTAATACCAAATAAGATAGCAACGAGCGTACCTTCTTTCCATTCACCGATTCCGAATGCACCAATTAATGCAATTGTCATTAATGTATCAATATTAAATTTGAACTTGAAAAGATTTTTCAACCCTTTTAGAAAGGTAGAATAACCGCTAAATGCCGCAGCACTTATATATATAAACACCGCAAAAGACTCACTCCATTGCTTTTCAACAATAATTGCAACTGCAAATAGAATAGCTGATAAACCAATTAAAAAAAGCAGCTTTCGTCCACTTCCATGACTGTGTATGTGGCCTTCAGAATCTGAAGTTGTTTCTTTTACAAATGCTGCTCCATCATTTGCTAAGATTTTCTCCACTTTATCTAATGCAATCTCATCTGAAACAATCAGTTTGCTTGAATTAAATAAAACCTTTGCATCGTCACCATTGTGAAGCTTTTGAATTTCTTCTTCTATTTCTCGGGCACAATTTGCGCATGATAACCCTTGAAGCTTATACTCCGCCATAATGCTTCCTCCTTTACCTGCTAATTCGCTCATTATCATGTACAATTAGTTGTGCATTGCGTGGTCAATTGTATGTTCTAACATATTCATTACATGATCATCATCATGCGAATAATAAAGGCTTGTGCCTTCTCTTCTATATTTAACTAATCTTAAATTTTTTAAAAATCGTAACTGATGCGAAACCGTTGATTGTAACAGGGATAATTTTTCGGCAATTTCATTGACAGAGCACTCTCGATCTGATAATAAATGAAGAATTCTAATTCGGGTCGGCTCTGATAAAGCTTTGAAGGTTTGCGCGACAATAAACAATG harbors:
- a CDS encoding heavy metal translocating P-type ATPase, with the protein product MAEYKLQGLSCANCAREIEEEIQKLHNGDDAKVLFNSSKLIVSDEIALDKVEKILANDGAAFVKETTSDSEGHIHSHGSGRKLLFLIGLSAILFAVAIIVEKQWSESFAVFIYISAAAFSGYSTFLKGLKNLFKFKFNIDTLMTIALIGAFGIGEWKEGTLVAILFGINEYLEGMGMEKARKSMETLLKVAPKEAIIIQGNEEKVIPIADLRVGDIVLVKSGEKIPSDGTIEAGKSSVNEAAITGESMPVDKVPGEKVFGGSINNEGVLKVAILKAYEDSSLAKILHLVEEAQETKTPTEQFINKFAKYYTPIIMVIAALVMVVPPLFGGTWGSWFYQGLAVLIVGCPCALIISSPIAIVSGIARNARNGILIKGGVFLEQLGRIKTVAFDKTGTLTKGEPHVEKMDVYDDSLFLHIAGSIEKSSSHPLAKAILKKVSEYSVVLEEPTEVNTIAGQGIKAVIGGKEYWLGNEASIPPTAFTADIQSQIAVYKEDGLTIVAVSDRDQVLGLFGIADEIRPESKKIVDELYKAGVHNVVMLTGDHEMTAKKVANATGLTNYYANLLPDMKVNKVKELTLNGKTAMVGDGINDAPALATADLGIAMGKGTDSAIETADIVLMQDHLGKLPEAINISKRVNAVIKWNISIALGLKIIALLLTIPGLLTLWIAILSDMGATVLVTLISLTVLIEKRK
- a CDS encoding response regulator transcription factor: MEKILVVDDEPSIVTLLKFNLEKAGFSVITAVDGKAGFSLAMEEKPDLIVLDLMLPFMDGMDVCKQLRQEKVETPILMLTARDDEFDKVLGLELGADDYLTKPFSPREVVARVKAILRRVNMSEKGANNETEEKSSIQIGELVIYPERYEATMGGNILDLTPKEFELLLYLAHHRRKVLNRDQLLTAVWNYDYAGDSRIVDVHISHLREKIEMDKRKPLYIKTVRGFGYKLETP
- the pstA gene encoding phosphate ABC transporter permease PstA, which translates into the protein MNAKFADRVATAIFYAIAIIIVLILASLLGYVLYHGVPKLSWQFISSPPQIFKTGGGVGPQLFNSFYLLVLTMIISIPISLGAGIYMAEYAKKNAWTDFLRTMIEVLSSLPSIVVGLFGFLFFVIYMGWGFSILSGALALAVFNLPLMVRVVEESIRNIPQQQREAGLALGVSRWETITTIVLPAALPGIITGVILASGRVFGEAAALIYTAGMSTPNLDFSNWNPLSPTSPLNPMRPAETLAVHIWKINGEGIMPDAAAVSDGAAALLVIAILIFNLGARWIGGFVHRKMTSA
- the pstC gene encoding phosphate ABC transporter permease subunit PstC, whose translation is MEKWTEDISLQLLKPNKKVRIERTGKILAFTAVGITITIAFAILFLVTSKGLSTFYINKGSVIDFFTGLKWNPGTVNELGKPIIGALPFIFGSFVVTFLSALICAPIAIGAAIFMTEISPGFGKKILQPVIELLVGIPSVVYGFIGLTVVVPFIRDHLTGSGFGIAAGTIVLSVMILPTITSLATDAIRGVSRQLREASLALGATRWQTIYRVVLKTARPGLLTAVIFGMARAFGEALAVQMVIGNSAVIPSSLFEPAATLTSILTMGMGYTVMGQAENNALWSLALVLLIMSFIFIIAVRMIGKGKKTS
- a CDS encoding ArsR/SmtB family transcription factor, with the translated sequence MEKDQSTSHKHGGTEGLDEETLFIVAQTFKALSEPTRIRILHLLSDRECSVNEIAEKLSLLQSTVSHQLRFLKNLRLVKYRREGTSLYYSHDDDHVMNMLEHTIDHAMHN
- a CDS encoding phosphate ABC transporter substrate-binding protein — encoded protein: MKKNMLAIYSFVLICMIVIAGCGKNEDTGAKAEEKTGDKDKAAAISGSITAVGSSALQPLVEAASQQFSTENAEAVINVQGGGSGTGLSKISEGAVDIGNSDIFAEEKGGIDTAKLVDHKVAVVGMGPVVHPEVDVKDITQEQLIDIFTGKVKNWKEVGGADQEVIVINRAQGSGTRATFEQFGLNGAEATEAQEQDSSGTVRKIVSETPGAISYLAFSYFDDSIVALTIDGNEPTQANVETNDWKIWAYQHMYTNGEPTGLTKAFLDYMLTAEVQEELVPQLDYLPVTGMKVERDAEGNVK
- the pnpS gene encoding two-component system histidine kinase PnpS — translated: MQRLWLRITLSFLVLFSSVLLIAGFFLAEIMKNTYLDLKENYLNQTAAVILKSIEMDDSNLNLQNRITDLSKPINARITMIDRDGNVLADSEDDPEKMSNHASRPEVKQIFEENKTSGLSIRYSNTLGYRMMYATIPIYEDGEVSGVMRTALTLKNIDAAINKLWTSIIIVLVAAILLITLIGIRIAKGISRPVEEMILVSDKLKDSDYDARVIINPKGELGQLAQAINVLASSLKKQMEMIEENEQQLTGVLANMMSGVLLVNTEGRILLANRALGHLLGEKLDKFTGKLHMEVGRSVDLSTLIEKCLQTGKEMREEVRLFYPKERILDAHLAPYVDDEGDMKGIVAVLHDVSDIRRLEKMRSEFVANVSHELKTPITSVKGFAETLLDGALEDEEVLRSFLTIIYDESERLHRLINDILDLSSIEQHQIPLKIENVNLTEAVYGTFDTVKEEAMKKNLEMKLPEKKEIWIEGEKDRILQIILNLTSNAIAYTPNKGKITISMTESDRYVMLQIEDSGIGIRTSELPRIFERFYRVDKARSRDSGGTGLGLAIVKHLVDAHHGTIDVRSVEGVGTTFTVTLPKKQSINS